The region aaaatatttccaagAAACTAAGCTCTTTGTAACCATCCTGGACTAAATCCATGAAACCGGCATTAGTTTAAACTGCGAATGGCTTATAGGGATCAATATGTAGAAAATATACAACCCTGTCACATATCCAGTGTTGGAAATACCGTCTGCTGCTGATACATTGCGACGGTGGGTGCAGCTCTTGATATGTATTAGTTTCAGCTGTGAGATGGAGCTGTTTACAATGCGGTGGCGCTATCCAGCGAGCGTGGGTGGTCCGCAGTGCCTGGTTTCATCACAAGCTCATTTTTTTATCTAAATGTTGTCTGTCGACTTACTGGAAGCGGGAGGGAAACTTTGTAGAAATACGGCATATCCCATGTGGATGTCATTGACGTGTCACGGCATGAGGACTAGGCCTCGGCATGGGGTCAGTCTTGGCGTCATTGTATTACTCCACTTTGCCAGAGATTGTGATGTCAGGCGAGTGACTAGTGACGTGTTTGGAACAGAATGAACTTGGCCTCTGCCAAGGTTGAAGTCTTAACTAAAGTGAAAATAATAGTTGTTGTAGTTATGTCCTGGATGATGGGAACCTACCATTCTTGAATCTGGTTGAAATGTTCAAATAAGTGAAAGAAGAATTGTGCattgtatgtgtttgtttgtccgTCTCTGTGAGGAGGCCACTTCCTGGTTTACAGaggataatgtaagatgatatGAGGTCTCCTTTGTGACTCAAATGGTAAAAGTAGTGTAGCTTTGTTTGTGTGCCTGTTTTGGAGTTCTTCAGCCACTTCATGGTTTACCAAAGACgacaaagcaaaatggccgtATACCATTTTTGTTTCTGGTAGGGGTACATATTGAAGGTTTTTAAATACACCTCCATAAGTTGGACAAAGCATATGAAGGCATTAATCTATTCCTTTCCATATGCTTTAACACTGCCTCATCAATGATGGCAATGGCATCAGTGATCTTCTGCTTCAGGGTGTCTATTGAACTgtgttattaatgtattttctgtatcaacttgtcacatttttttaagtaaaaattgctgaatttgcAGATCTCCTAATGAAATACAGGGAAGAAACTTAAGATGAGGCCACCGTGAGCGTAGCTTCTTGGCACAAGCCAAGTTCTACCATCTGAGTACGCATGGAGTTGGCTCATAGTGCCTGCCAGTCTCTGTTTGTCAGCATCCCTCCAATAATATAGTGTTTCAGAAACATTTATCATACAGCATGAATTTCTTACGCCTTAGAATAACTCCTAGTCTTAGAATGTGTTAGAAGTGGCTGTGTCAACTCACTtgtatttctttattcttgctGATGGACCACAGACATTTTAACATATTCGTGGCAAACATGTTATTCCACGATTTGTCTGAGGATAATTAATGAGGTTCCTTTTGGTCCAACTCATTAAACACAAATAAGAACagccaaagcaataaaaaaGAACACATTCTTCCATTTTGTATGCATTTGTTTGAAAGTGGTACTGGTGGCATTACATGGTTtgtgcaaaacaacaacagcaacagctCATAGCACAGGAATATAAACCTAAAGTCGAACCAGATGCTGCTATATGTCAATAATGATGGCGGGGGCAGAAATAGCAAAACAAGAGAAGGGAAGTGAGTCAATAGCCAAGATATCACCTCCTTGAAACATTTATTCCTTCTCTCCTCCCATCTAACAGAGAGCAGGAGGGGAGGCATCCCCATGAGAGGAGTCACTTTGCTCAAAGATGGATTTCATTCTATCAGAACCATACTCACTGTATGCACACGAGTACCActgtatgcatacatacatactcataCTCCTTTGGATGGAACtttcataaaaagcttacaCAATTTATGTAAGGTTCACTGTGCGGGGTTACTTCTAATCCATGAAGCATACAGAGCCAAGATGCTAAAGCGAAATAGCATAAATTTTCCATGAACTCTATTCGACCCCTACAGTCGCTCGGGCTGTGGTGTACAAATATTGTAGTCTAAAAAACATTGGCTttgacagctgtggctgtaggaacCCCTGATGCACTTGGAACGCCGCAAGTTGGCGGTAgatgcatttgaagtatcagtggtcagcatccagcagattttaatttttagttgAACTACTCAGCTATTGGTGTAAAAGTCAGGCTTGTTACACTTGtcatactgttgtttacaattaacTCAGTAGTATTAATCCTGTTAATTAATCATTTGCTTATATTGCTATTATaatattggttctgttgctactgtgttgtgcaatatgcttgttaataaatgacgatgtggtcaaagagagctaCAATATTTCTTTTCCACTTGTGTCTGCACAACAAATCATTATTACTAGTTATatagttaatttaaaatatatggtatatatatctAATTCGCTCCTCCGAAAGGGGGGCCACTACGATACACACACAGCATAACAGTTGAGCGTCATCAGTGGCAATACAGGGTAATGCTGTAGAAGTTAGGAGGGAAAAAGACTTTTAAACCAAATGTCACAGCCCCCATGTTGGAACGTTAATAATGAGCAAGGTGAGCCTATCAAGAGGAACGTGCCGGtttcttatttaatttaatttatttgaaagtggtaacaacataaaaatcaacaaaaacctCAAACATATCTATCCAACACAGTTTTCCAATCTGGGTAAACAAATAACCCATCAAGATGCAGAGCCTTAGTCCTGACAGTCAAACACTCACTGATGTTTGGTCAGCAAAGTAAATACAACCAGAATAATGCAAAATTGCGtacattcacaaaaaagaaatgcaaaagaaatgctgctctttaatgcagttgaaaatccagcatttgaagaaatgctgcaaatgtttgacaggtaaaatgtgtaaacgtgtctttactttttaaaaattaatgtcTTGTCATGAGTATAATATATCTACTAGCACATTAGTTACATAGCTACATTGCCAGTCAAATCCACACTAAAATCCACACTACGTTTTGTGCTAAGGCATTCAAATTATGAAGGCAATTCAAATTATACTGTTTCTAATAAAAGCACACAATAAAGTCAAGTGTaaacaaaagagaaagacgATGCTGAGTGTCTTATCAACTTTATGTGGAAACAGTACAGAAGTACAAaaatatgatgtatttattGCTGAAATTTCACAGTAGGTAttacacacaagacagaaatGAGTTAATTGAAATGTTCACTGTGGAGGATTGACTTTAGGAGTCATTGGAGTCATCTGGCAGATGTCGACACAACACAAGACTACATCAAGTGTTGGCTTATATAGCTACTGTGGTCCATTCCAAGACTAATTCAATCTTTGCCTCTCCTCCCTCCGCTAAATTCTTTTAGGAATTCCGATCAAATTGGAACAGCAAAACAGAGCCGGGATGATAGACCATGTCCTACAAAACAAagtatttacaaaaacaaaaagggtgTTTAACAGAGGAGGTATTGTTGCAGTTGTTTGGATCTGGTTGCTGTAAACATAACAGTGTGTACAGGTTGGTTTAGGTCTTTTCTAGCCCAAAAACAACTTTAACAATCGGTGCAACTTTGAAAATTGCCGCGCTATAAACCAGCTTTCCATACACATTAGGATTTCTTCTCATCAACTTAATGGTGGGGAAAAAACTGTTGTGAAACGAGACTGTAAAAATGTGGTTTCCCAGTGGGAGAATAAACAgtaaacacaataaatacattgttttggATACATGGATTTGTTAATAGGATTAAGAACATAAATAGTGATTGATACCTTCTCCAATAAATAGTTGTGGTAATCTATTTACAATATGCACATGTTTGTTGTAGAGTTATGTCTTGTTATTGATGTGTTCATTTGCCACAAACTAACgcaaattgttgttgttgttgttttttttattaccggGCGACTTCACGAGCGTACATCTTTTTGCTGAAGGCTTCCACACAGGCATGTTgcgtatgtacagtattaatttttttttttaactttaggaCTCTGATGTTTTCAGCTTGCAGGAGCCGTGTACAGATCCTTACGACATGGTGCTGTGCATTATCATGCTGCGGTATCAGGTGATGTTTGTGGATGAATGTTACAACAATGGGCCTCAGGATGTTGTCACTGTCTCTCAAATCTGTCTCACTCAAATCAACAGGACAGTACGCCTTCCAATACCATAACCCCACCGATCATATTTTGGATACTTGGGATCTGCGTATATGGTATTTGAATCAAATAGTGGTCACCCCAGGTACTGAGCCCAGACCCCCAAGGACCCACCctcaatactgtacattttggaATGGCCTTTCTTTGTGGCCAACGTAAGGCTTAGCTGTGCGAGTGAGataggcctttttttgtgtccataaaaagttgtacatcttttgagttcagctcatgaaaaatagGAACAAAACTAACATGTAgcgtttatatattttttgagtaTGTAACAAGCCAAATTATGAATGTTGATTGTAAAGCACATGACTAAATACACAATACAAACCTTGGAGACAATGACGCACAGAGCCCCTAAAATGGGTAGTGGCAGGGCAGCCCTATTGGAACTGTGGAAAAACTACTAGTATACATCTTTAGGCCTGTGATACGCCTATGCGTTCATATGAAATTATCTACAAATGAGAGGGATgactgtcattaaaaaaaaacaaaaaaacaatagaggTCATCTTGGAAAGCTACCGATTCGCTGAGCAGAATCTATACAGCGTTTTCCTCATTACCatcaaaaatgtgcactttcCGAGGAGGACCTGCAAAGAAGAGGCAGATGAAGAGTGACGGAGATGATGGACAAGGAAGAGTGATAACAATGTGAAGTGTACTGACTGTTACAGTGGCCGTAGTGGcgtactcctatagagcggcCGAGGAAGCAGGTGGCACGGCGGAGATGGCAGGCACTGGGGTACGTGATGTTGTCATTGCCACAGATGGCCTGCTCAGAGGGCAGGGGTTTGGGGCAGGGAGTGGAACGGCACATGACGCAGTGGGCACTGTTGGTCTGGTCGGTCACGCAGGTGTGGGTCCCTGGACACACCACGTTGGAGCACGACTCTGGGGGGAACAAGCCAAAAGCCAAATTATATGAGGAACTACAGtatgaaggtatttgctcaattttgttagctaaagataaaagcaaaacacatagtctcacaaatacaaaggATACTTTGGATATAAAggatacacgcacccacacacaaaaaaagaggactaacgtgacaactgacagttaaggtggaaacatcgagtacgcatatgaGAGCTttctttgcaacaaaggaaaagcagaatgttccagacgccttgatgcccctgcaaaggaaagatgcgaacaaacaaaaggagaaacaccatgaaagcgttttaagcaagggcagtggcgaaagctgattggtccaggactccagcatcaggactccagcctcgaatgtataaaagaccggacagggaaaggaaaggtgctttttgcagctgcgctgtaataagacctgcttacttgtaggcatacagggactgcagataagcccggacgtctgtattaggtattgttgtcaggaataaataatctggttctcattctgtgatttggttctttgagattcccttatcctctattcgaaacccactttgAGTcatcagggggaggatttctacaactataatgatgtaAACAATAGCTGTgtgtaaacaaaacatggaatgtGGGCTAATACATTACAGATAATTTGGTTGTTTATTCGTAGTGTTTCATATTCTTCCTAGTCAGTACAGATGGGTGTCCTATCGCATTGTTTTGAATAGCACTCAGTAGTGGTGTAGGTTCTGCACAACTACTTACTTTTGCACTCTCCCTGGTACATGACCTCCAGGTCGGGGTGTCCCATGCAACGGGCCATCAGCAGCACGCACTCGTCCTTGTAGGACTTACCATCGCTGCCGCACACGGCATGCTGGCGTGCGATGTGGGAGCAATTCGGAGAACACACGCACTGCGGCCTTCCCATTTTCATTTTGCACACTTTGCCAGGCCCACACTTGACGCCCTCGCACGTCTCTGTGAAAAGGAAGCCAGCAAGTATGTTTAAAAAGAGACGATAGTTCCTACAACCACATCTCATTATTGAGCGTTACACATGGAGAATAACAGGAGTATGTGTGGGAGGGTGAGGGGTGTCGCGCCTGCTGGAATGTGAGCCTGGCATGTTTTCAAAACACGTCCGTGTGTTAACGTCTGCAGGCAAACAGGGCCGGTGCTCCTGCAGAGTAGTTGGAGGAGTTCAAATGACTTTGGGGGGAAATTTAACGCTAAGTTAGAACACGGCTGTCCAAAGTGTATCCCATGGGCCATTTGAATATACAttgtttttgtcacatgtcAAATTCAACATGGCCTGCATGAGAACATGACACAGAAAACCCAAGAAAAACTAGTAATGATCCAAATCCTCCCACCTAGAAACCAAAATGTGTATCTTACAGTGCCGGCTCTTTGATGACTTTCATGCATCCTGCCATGATGACCATATGTACAAGATTTCCTGCAGGTTTGGCGGTGGGGAGGGATGGGTCTGGGGCCCTTAAAATATGTTGGATTATGCTAAAGTTTAGTTTAAACTCAGTAGAAGTGTAATACTAGACATAGCATAGCGAGGGGATGTGAGTCCTGAAGATTTGAAGATTGTCTAAACAAGAAGACACCAAAGTCTTATAGTTCCTGGCTCCAATGTCAATATCCTACTTTATTTCTTTTGGTTACTCTCCCACTAGTATCTCCCTCGTTGAAgccctccccacacacacacacacactcagacactGAAAATAAGCTCAGCTCTCCAAAGTGGAAGCATGGATAACCTTGTTATGGCCTGGGAACATGTACAGGGGTAGCAGCATATTTCCACGTGTCTCTTTCTTTTGAGTCTAGTGACAAGGCCAGAATATTAATAGCATGATCACATCGTTTAACAATTCATCTGCAAGTGAACCTGGATGAACCGAGCAAAAGGAAGCTCCTTATGTGGAACCACTTTTACACTCACTGACTCTAATCCACGTCTGCATTTTGTTAGCCAGACACACTGGTCCCACTTTCACTCAATACACCTGTGCACGCTAGTGAGATCCATTGCACAAGAAGTGTAACACAATGCTGTGCTCAATACATAATGCGCTGCAGTTTATTTGCCAATGTTTGTATTATTGTGGTTGGAGAATCACTCTGTAGCatattaaaaagtgtattaagAGGCTACACACAATGCCGCTTTTAGTcttattgtcatttttcatcTGAAGAGGAGAAAAGGTATTTGGACAATGTTTTTCATGATTTTGCAGTgaatagaaaaaatatttacattatgatTACTATAGTTATACATATACAGTTAAATatagtttaaataaaattaaataagtactaatttaataataattatgtcatataatttgtattattttaactttttataatataaataatgatttactaataagtaaataataaataatacactaTTTCATAAATTGTAAAAGTTTTACAAAATAACATCTATATTTGAAAGTGACAAGAAGTTGAAGAAAGACTATATATAGAGAGAAAATAGtgtcttttgagaaaaaaaatattagtttgAAAAGTTTATAATCTTATGACAATTCATACAaccaacaatttttttctccaaatttttaagtaattttattttttgtctgaaACATTAATAGTCTAGGTTAGAAAATCTAGATTTAATATAtgttaaataataacattttaaataatatatttaataatatatccattcagccatccactcattttctatactgcttatcctcaacaataatatattattttagtaaaaatatatactgtacatttttcaaaattacaaaattttgtGGTACATTTAGTGTTTTCATTGGACAGCaacaaaatattattgttaaGAGGTGTTGGTCTATTGACTATCTCACGTTGCTGAGTAAAGAAACCTAAATAATCTAGTTTAgcgacatactgtacagtacaaacTGCATCCAGAAAATGGTATCATTCAATCAAAAGTGaccattattatctttgtaaaggcaggaTTGTGTACCTATGTTATGGAGTAAATCAGGACTTGTATATTGCCTGGAGTTACAAATGTGTCCAAAGTGATGCAAAGTAATACAGTGCCCTTTTCAGACCTGTCAACATCAGGAACTGAAAATAATGACCTCCACTGGTCACAGTaccagagttttttttccccagttttATGGGGTATTTACAGGAAATGATTTAAGGGCAACAAAAAAGAATGGCAAAATGCAGTACTTTTGGTTCTTGTGCAGTATGAAACAGGgtaaatatttcatgaaatCATCTTTG is a window of Doryrhamphus excisus isolate RoL2022-K1 chromosome 5, RoL_Dexc_1.0, whole genome shotgun sequence DNA encoding:
- the fstl3 gene encoding follistatin-related protein 3 isoform X1, producing the protein MMSFLVFVASLAFHQIGRNPASGGMCWLQQSQRCDMVLMRGVTREECCAGGRLDTAWSNSSLTMNEVSLLGFLGIVSCKPCKETCEGVKCGPGKVCKMKMGRPQCVCSPNCSHIARQHAVCGSDGKSYKDECVLLMARCMGHPDLEVMYQGECKKSCSNVVCPGTHTCVTDQTNSAHCVMCRSTPCPKPLPSEQAICGNDNITYPSACHLRRATCFLGRSIGVRHYGHCNSPPRKVHIFDGNEENAV
- the fstl3 gene encoding follistatin-related protein 3 isoform X2 gives rise to the protein MPTSKQVLLQRSCKKHLSFPCPVFYTFEAGVLMLESWTNQLSPLPLLKTLSWCFSFCLFASFLCRGIKASGTFCFSFVAKKALICVLDVSTLTVSCHVSPLFLCVESCSNVVCPGTHTCVTDQTNSAHCVMCRSTPCPKPLPSEQAICGNDNITYPSACHLRRATCFLGRSIGVRHYGHCNSPPRKVHIFDGNEENAV